A genome region from Dickeya chrysanthemi NCPPB 402 includes the following:
- a CDS encoding hydroxymethylglutaryl-CoA synthase family protein, which produces MISVGIEAINAFCGTSYINVRELAQHRRLDMSRFDNLLMKQKTVSLPCEDPVSFAVNAAKPLLDALSEQEKNSIELLITCTESGIDFGKSISTYVHHYLGLKRNCRLFELKTACYSGVAGLQMAINTILSQTSPGSKALVIATDMTRFILEEENSDHTSQDWSFAEPSGGSGAIAMLVSDTPHVFQIDAGANGYYGYEVMDTCRPVPDKETGDSDLSLLAYLECCEKAYLEYEKRVAGIDYVNTFGYLAFHTPFGGMVKGAHRNMMRKMVRATPQDTEADFNRRVAPGLNYCQRVGNIMGATLALSLLSTLSNADIQSPQRIGCFSYGSGCCSEFFSGVVTPEGCRRVRQMDIGAHLDRRRELTMGEYDALLYGNHGVRFGTKNVTLDLSLFPQIHSGPQNTHHLVLSRINEFHREYEWV; this is translated from the coding sequence ATGATTTCCGTTGGAATTGAAGCGATAAACGCGTTTTGTGGTACAAGCTACATTAATGTCAGAGAGCTGGCGCAGCACCGCCGGCTGGATATGTCCCGTTTTGACAATCTCTTGATGAAGCAAAAAACGGTGAGTTTGCCTTGTGAAGATCCCGTCAGCTTTGCCGTCAATGCAGCAAAACCCCTCCTGGATGCGCTAAGTGAGCAGGAAAAAAACAGTATTGAATTGTTGATCACCTGTACAGAATCGGGAATCGACTTCGGCAAGTCAATCAGTACCTATGTTCACCACTATCTGGGGCTAAAGCGAAACTGTCGGTTGTTCGAACTGAAAACAGCCTGTTACTCCGGCGTCGCCGGTTTGCAAATGGCTATCAATACCATCCTCTCCCAGACATCTCCCGGCAGTAAAGCGTTGGTTATTGCCACCGATATGACGCGATTCATTCTGGAAGAAGAAAATAGCGACCATACCAGCCAGGACTGGTCTTTTGCCGAGCCAAGCGGTGGCTCCGGCGCTATTGCCATGCTGGTCAGCGACACCCCTCACGTTTTTCAGATCGATGCGGGGGCAAACGGCTATTACGGTTATGAAGTAATGGATACCTGTAGGCCAGTCCCGGATAAAGAAACCGGTGATTCCGACCTGTCATTACTGGCTTATCTGGAATGTTGTGAAAAAGCCTATCTGGAGTACGAAAAACGCGTTGCCGGCATTGATTATGTCAATACCTTTGGTTATCTGGCATTTCATACGCCTTTTGGTGGAATGGTCAAAGGCGCTCACCGCAACATGATGCGTAAAATGGTACGCGCTACGCCGCAGGATACGGAAGCCGATTTTAACCGTCGCGTGGCTCCCGGTCTGAATTATTGTCAACGGGTCGGCAATATCATGGGGGCAACATTAGCCCTTTCTCTACTCAGTACCTTATCCAATGCGGATATTCAGTCACCACAACGGATTGGGTGCTTTTCCTACGGTTCGGGATGCTGCTCAGAGTTTTTCAGCGGTGTCGTGACTCCTGAAGGCTGCCGGCGTGTCAGACAAATGGACATTGGCGCTCATCTTGACAGACGTCGTGAACTCACAATGGGTGAATATGATGCGTTGCTTTACGGCAACCATGGAGTCCGCTTCGGTACTAAAAATGTCACGCTGGATCTGAGTCTCTTTCCTCAAATCCATTCAGGCCCTCAGAACACCCATCATCTCGTACTAAGCCGAATCAACGAATTTCACCGTGAATATGAGTGGGTCTGA
- a CDS encoding enoyl-CoA hydratase/isomerase, with amino-acid sequence MAFYQTIRLRQEGPVLYLQIHRPEANNTINENFAIECREVIRQYRDSISILVVEGLPEVFCFGADLHAIEQGNIAGNSSGGRPQDPEILYEVWQDMMSGPYISIAHVRGKANAGGIGFVAASDIVIADTRALFSLSEMLFGLLPACVLPFLVHKIGKQKAHYMTLMTKPVSAEQAYRWGLVDDYGNDSDLILKKHIQRLNCLSKRAITRYKSYMSELVTLTRDQKPAALALNVEIFSDQENLNKISRYIQTGKYPWEE; translated from the coding sequence ATGGCATTTTACCAAACAATCCGCTTGAGGCAGGAAGGTCCGGTGCTATACCTGCAGATACATCGACCTGAAGCCAATAACACCATCAATGAAAACTTTGCGATAGAGTGCCGGGAGGTTATCCGGCAATACCGCGATAGCATCAGCATATTAGTCGTTGAAGGATTACCCGAAGTCTTTTGCTTTGGTGCCGATTTACACGCCATAGAACAAGGTAATATTGCCGGAAATAGCAGTGGTGGCCGCCCTCAGGACCCAGAGATATTGTATGAAGTCTGGCAGGATATGATGAGTGGGCCTTACATCAGCATCGCCCATGTCAGAGGCAAAGCCAACGCAGGAGGAATCGGTTTCGTTGCCGCCAGCGATATCGTTATTGCGGACACCCGGGCCCTGTTCAGTTTATCTGAAATGTTGTTCGGTTTGCTGCCTGCCTGTGTACTTCCTTTTCTGGTGCACAAAATAGGAAAACAAAAAGCGCATTACATGACGCTAATGACAAAACCGGTGTCAGCAGAGCAAGCTTACCGCTGGGGTTTAGTCGACGATTATGGTAACGACAGCGACCTGATCCTCAAGAAGCACATACAACGGCTTAACTGTTTATCGAAGCGTGCCATTACACGTTACAAATCATACATGAGCGAGCTGGTTACTCTCACTCGCGATCAGAAACCGGCAGCTCTCGCCTTGAATGTGGAAATTTTTTCCGATCAAGAGAATCTCAATAAAATCTCCCGTTATATCCAAACGGGGAAATATCCTTGGGAGGAATAA
- a CDS encoding polyketide synthase, with protein MATNVVDFQEIEPGIVYVKMQDKIHKNTFSRALVYELIQVFKHIETSDHYKAVILTGYDSYFATGGTQEDLFALQEGKGKFTDTNIYSLPLECPIPVISAMQGHAVGGGLVMGLFADFVIMSQESIYTANFMKYGFTPGMGGTLIVPEKLGLALGQEILMLGNNYRGEELRQRGIPFPVYPREQVVEAALSRARDLVKKPRTSLVTLKTHLTQYLRSKLPEYTAQEVIMHEKTFFQPEVRQNISRLFSN; from the coding sequence ATGGCCACAAATGTTGTTGATTTTCAAGAAATAGAACCGGGAATTGTGTATGTAAAAATGCAGGACAAAATCCACAAAAATACATTCTCCCGAGCATTGGTCTACGAGCTAATCCAGGTATTTAAGCATATTGAAACATCAGACCACTATAAAGCAGTCATCCTGACAGGTTACGACAGCTATTTTGCTACAGGGGGAACGCAGGAAGACCTGTTCGCGTTACAAGAGGGAAAAGGAAAATTTACTGATACCAATATTTATAGCTTACCTCTGGAATGTCCGATTCCCGTTATTTCCGCTATGCAAGGGCACGCCGTCGGAGGTGGCTTGGTGATGGGGCTGTTTGCCGACTTTGTCATTATGAGTCAGGAAAGCATTTATACCGCCAATTTCATGAAATACGGCTTTACTCCCGGTATGGGAGGAACACTGATCGTACCGGAGAAATTAGGATTGGCTCTGGGACAAGAGATATTGATGTTGGGTAATAATTATCGAGGTGAAGAGCTGAGGCAGCGAGGCATTCCCTTTCCGGTTTACCCAAGGGAACAAGTTGTAGAGGCCGCATTGTCCAGAGCCAGGGATCTGGTCAAAAAACCACGAACATCACTTGTCACGTTAAAGACTCATCTGACTCAGTACCTTCGGAGTAAGCTACCTGAGTACACGGCACAGGAAGTCATCATGCATGAGAAAACCTTTTTTCAACCGGAGGTCAGACAAAACATATCCAGGTTATTCAGCAATTAA
- a CDS encoding beta-ketoacyl synthase N-terminal-like domain-containing protein → MMHNVVVTGLGIAAANGIGIPAFTQSLKTGISGISRHAGEYPEIKASLSDYNYKAALTSLSLTQETLNDALRLGARVPLSAQISLATALEAWRSAFADECPYPPEQRGIIIAGHNIEQKYQYQVRQSFTDQPEFVPASYALYFMDTNQLGLLSELFTIRGEGCTVGGASASGNAGIIQAYRQVASGITQSCLVVGAMADLSPPEVQAFKNSGALLAESDSGDPTQLCRPFDQQRKGFVYGQGCACLLLENEQSARKRHAPIWGRILGGSICLDANRGSNPSCEGESRVMAQALQAAGCAYDSVDYINTHGTSSLMGDETEIAAIKHVFGPYHRQIWLNSTKSLTGHCLYAAAAVEAVATLVQMRERFLHPNLNLETPINNECRFVGQHAQRQDINIALNNAFGFGGINTCVVWEHVNQ, encoded by the coding sequence ATGATGCACAATGTCGTTGTGACCGGCTTAGGCATAGCCGCGGCGAATGGAATCGGAATACCCGCTTTTACCCAATCATTGAAAACAGGTATCAGTGGAATCAGCAGGCATGCCGGCGAATACCCAGAAATCAAGGCAAGCCTGTCTGATTACAACTATAAAGCCGCATTAACGTCTTTATCGCTCACTCAGGAAACGCTGAACGATGCTTTACGCCTGGGTGCCAGAGTACCGCTGAGCGCCCAGATATCGCTCGCTACGGCACTTGAAGCCTGGCGTTCTGCCTTTGCCGACGAATGTCCTTACCCGCCAGAGCAAAGAGGCATCATCATTGCCGGACACAACATCGAGCAAAAATATCAGTATCAAGTCCGGCAATCCTTCACCGACCAACCTGAGTTTGTTCCTGCCAGCTACGCACTGTACTTCATGGACACCAACCAGTTAGGTTTGCTCAGCGAGCTCTTCACTATCCGTGGAGAAGGCTGCACCGTTGGCGGCGCGTCGGCCAGCGGAAACGCCGGCATTATCCAGGCATACCGACAAGTCGCATCGGGAATCACTCAGTCTTGCCTGGTAGTCGGAGCAATGGCGGATTTATCTCCCCCGGAGGTACAGGCATTCAAAAACAGCGGCGCTTTGCTGGCTGAAAGCGATTCGGGTGATCCAACACAGCTCTGTCGCCCCTTTGACCAACAGCGAAAAGGGTTTGTTTACGGTCAGGGGTGTGCCTGTCTGCTGCTGGAAAATGAACAAAGCGCGCGTAAACGCCACGCACCAATTTGGGGACGCATCCTCGGCGGCAGTATCTGTCTGGATGCCAATCGAGGTAGCAATCCAAGTTGTGAAGGCGAATCCCGGGTAATGGCACAGGCATTGCAGGCTGCGGGTTGTGCCTATGATTCTGTCGACTATATCAATACGCATGGCACCAGTTCACTGATGGGAGATGAAACTGAAATCGCCGCCATCAAGCACGTTTTTGGCCCTTATCATCGCCAGATTTGGCTTAACTCAACCAAAAGCCTCACGGGGCACTGTCTGTACGCCGCCGCCGCGGTAGAAGCGGTAGCCACATTGGTTCAAATGAGAGAACGCTTTCTCCATCCCAATCTGAACCTGGAAACCCCCATCAACAATGAATGCCGTTTTGTCGGGCAACATGCTCAACGCCAGGACATCAACATCGCATTGAATAACGCCTTCGGTTTCGGCGGCATTAATACCTGTGTTGTTTGGGAGCACGTCAACCAATAG
- a CDS encoding acyl carrier protein: MSYKSKEDIFNIIVHNLLEILPYLDTSTITPERSMKDLGANSIDRADILLSSMETLDLIFPLHEAGDLKNIGELVDFLHAKAQ, from the coding sequence ATGAGCTACAAGAGTAAGGAAGATATTTTCAATATTATCGTGCATAACTTACTGGAAATCCTCCCTTATCTGGATACCAGTACCATTACGCCGGAGCGGAGCATGAAGGACTTGGGGGCCAATTCAATTGACCGGGCGGATATTCTGCTCTCCAGTATGGAAACCCTCGATCTCATATTCCCTCTCCATGAAGCCGGCGATCTCAAAAACATCGGAGAATTAGTAGATTTCTTGCACGCTAAAGCGCAGTAG